Proteins co-encoded in one Marinobacter qingdaonensis genomic window:
- a CDS encoding tetratricopeptide repeat protein, with translation MSESSRRAMEFGKLNYLIIDDFENFRLSMRQMLRSCGADRIEQAGTAAQAIRHCTYNHVDVVLCDYNLGEGRNGQHVLEELRHRKLLKRASLFLMVTAETSKQMVMGARENQPDGYLTKPINRAMLDQRLGALIEQRNALYPINRELDRENYPEAISLCLQALPKHPRYRTWLLKTLGDLYFQLGDLSHAARVFDDALKQRELSWARLGRSKVMLANRNYEDAVASLSQLIARHPDYMEAYDLLAEGLQRQGKLVDAQHTLEQAALHSPNALLRQRQLAQLAEANQDLEAACEAWRKTVTLGTHSIHDSADHYLALAQSLTDLSEGDAEEAGAERADEALNLLKQMGKRFPEQPELDLRSRLIQCRVLAGRGKASDANRLLDQIREDGGDGQSLTADTALDYGKTLFRLGHAGEAKTLLAELAERFASDNEVLNRIEALLDEPVGFRQKLQARTLNRDGIKAFESGDLSAAVEAFSQALEIVPDHAALNLNLVQVLMKQRHSEADSSALLDRCQRCLDRLAGLPEQHRQHRRYLALRRKLEELTP, from the coding sequence ATGAGCGAATCCAGCAGAAGAGCCATGGAGTTTGGCAAGCTGAATTACCTGATCATCGACGATTTCGAGAACTTCCGGTTGAGCATGCGCCAGATGCTGCGCAGCTGCGGCGCCGACCGAATTGAACAGGCAGGCACCGCGGCCCAGGCCATCCGGCACTGCACCTACAATCACGTGGACGTGGTGCTGTGCGACTACAACCTGGGCGAGGGCCGGAATGGTCAGCATGTACTCGAAGAGCTCCGGCACCGGAAGCTGCTGAAACGCGCGTCACTGTTCCTGATGGTGACCGCGGAGACCTCCAAACAGATGGTGATGGGGGCCCGGGAAAACCAGCCTGACGGTTACCTCACCAAACCGATCAATAGGGCCATGCTGGACCAGCGCCTGGGCGCCCTGATCGAGCAGCGCAACGCCCTCTACCCGATCAATCGGGAACTCGACCGGGAGAACTACCCCGAGGCCATCTCGCTGTGCCTGCAGGCGCTGCCCAAGCACCCGCGCTACCGGACCTGGTTGCTGAAAACCCTGGGTGACCTGTATTTCCAGCTTGGGGACCTGAGCCATGCCGCACGGGTCTTCGACGACGCTCTGAAGCAACGGGAGCTGTCCTGGGCCCGTTTGGGCCGCAGCAAGGTGATGCTGGCGAACCGCAATTACGAGGACGCCGTCGCCAGTCTAAGCCAGCTCATTGCCCGTCATCCCGACTACATGGAGGCCTACGACTTGCTGGCAGAGGGGCTGCAGCGCCAGGGCAAGCTGGTGGATGCCCAACACACCCTCGAGCAGGCGGCGCTGCATTCACCCAACGCCCTGCTGCGACAAAGGCAGCTGGCGCAATTGGCGGAGGCCAATCAGGACCTGGAGGCGGCCTGCGAGGCCTGGCGCAAAACAGTGACGCTCGGCACGCACTCGATCCACGACAGTGCCGATCACTATCTGGCCCTGGCCCAGTCGCTGACCGACCTCAGTGAAGGGGATGCGGAGGAGGCCGGCGCAGAGCGCGCCGACGAAGCCCTGAACCTGCTCAAACAGATGGGCAAACGGTTCCCGGAGCAGCCCGAACTCGACTTGCGAAGCCGCCTCATTCAATGCCGGGTGCTGGCCGGCCGTGGCAAGGCCAGCGACGCCAATCGCTTGCTGGACCAGATTCGTGAGGACGGTGGTGACGGCCAGAGCCTGACCGCGGACACCGCGCTCGACTACGGCAAGACTCTATTCCGCCTGGGCCACGCCGGTGAGGCCAAAACCCTGCTGGCCGAGCTCGCCGAACGTTTCGCCAGCGACAACGAAGTGCTGAATCGGATTGAAGCGCTCCTGGACGAGCCGGTTGGCTTCCGCCAGAAACTGCAGGCCAGAACCCTGAACCGGGACGGCATCAAGGCGTTCGAGTCTGGGGACCTGTCCGCCGCCGTGGAAGCTTTCTCGCAGGCGCTGGAGATCGTACCCGACCACGCCGCCCTCAATCTGAACCTGGTTCAGGTGCTGATGAAACAGCGGCACAGCGAGGCCGATAGCTCCGCCCTACTCGATCGCTGCCAGCGCTGTCTGGATCGGCTGGCCGGGCTGCCCGAGCAGCATCGCCAACACCGCCGCTATCTGGCCCTACGCCGTAAACTGGAGGAACTGACGCCATGA
- a CDS encoding sensor histidine kinase: MTKASPAASDNEDRIDFSMVLASAVHDMKNSLGMLLNSLDELRGEMQGSASSASRFNTLQYEAERMHNDLVQLLGIYRLGQDHLSAHIEEHFVPDFLEEHLARHSPLLEGLGIQCRIEAEDINGFFDADLLTGVLNNTINNALRYTRSQIRLTAQQREGYLVLGVEDDGQGYPDSMQHSGTIRFGALDFNSGSTSLGLYFASSVAALHREGERRGSIQLHNGGELGGGVFEIWLP, encoded by the coding sequence ATGACCAAGGCTTCCCCCGCTGCCAGTGACAATGAGGATCGCATCGACTTCTCGATGGTGCTCGCCTCCGCCGTTCATGACATGAAAAACTCACTGGGTATGCTGCTGAATTCCCTGGATGAGTTGAGAGGCGAGATGCAGGGCTCGGCCAGCAGCGCCTCCCGGTTCAACACCCTGCAGTACGAAGCCGAACGCATGCATAACGACCTGGTCCAGCTGCTCGGAATCTACCGGCTGGGCCAGGACCACCTTTCGGCCCACATCGAAGAACACTTTGTGCCGGACTTTCTTGAGGAACACCTGGCCCGACATTCTCCCCTGCTTGAGGGGCTGGGCATTCAGTGCCGTATCGAGGCCGAGGACATCAACGGCTTTTTCGACGCCGACCTGCTCACCGGTGTCCTGAACAACACCATCAACAACGCCTTGCGCTACACCCGCAGCCAGATCCGGCTGACCGCCCAACAGCGGGAAGGCTATCTGGTGCTGGGTGTGGAAGACGATGGCCAAGGCTACCCGGACAGTATGCAACACAGCGGCACCATCCGTTTTGGCGCCCTGGATTTCAATAGCGGAAGCACCAGCCTGGGGCTGTATTTCGCGTCCTCGGTGGCTGCCCTGCACCGGGAGGGCGAGCGGCGCGGGTCCATTCAACTGCACAATGGCGGTGAACTGGGCGGCGGCGTGTTTGAAATCTGGCTGCCCTGA